A genomic window from Chanodichthys erythropterus isolate Z2021 chromosome 1, ASM2448905v1, whole genome shotgun sequence includes:
- the si:ch73-22a13.3 gene encoding inositol-trisphosphate 3-kinase A has translation MMKDWQLGFSSSRAQNNKTQVSSISDENFHPSGFMKDLDSPPERMSTMSEKKSNGRDGESIRDAAEDKMFDFSPSLNNQSHHNKNTVFRARPKLADAHAVLSSKLEEPTETQINAYEEMEDMKPEPLERVRVDPLPIPTGAMTEDTDVEEQRVKGSENLVEEGSKVPLNAATRKSLWRGKVVPKEGMRERLGGLESIDESIEGDFNKRMHRKKSWGTKQRNVQTFASSQDGEHYMQGSMERDGEGELVPHPFLSRVLLHSSASSSSSFNNSSAESDEVFSESEDTAARRQTMKKCRSWRTFLTMMQWSKRTQSSWIQLAGHQGNVRLSEGGEVLKRFCKVEDVCLQALMSDALCQFVPHYFGHISQDGERYIRLEDLLSGLKHPVIMDCKMGVRTYQEEEIIKARTNANVRSDMYQKMVKVDPAAPTAEEHVKRGVTKLRYLQWRDDSSSTSSLGFRIEGIVMGNGKVLRDFYKTHTEAQVTETLLSFTRRQVHILEAYESRLQALSEALKESTFFYKHEIIGSSLLFVHDCSSKANIWMIDFGKTIPTPEDVQLRHDVPWVEGNREDGYLIGLTSLTSLLREAIKKAREQSQEQPL, from the exons ATGATGAAAGATTGGCAACTCGG ATTCTCTTCTTCTAGAGCTCAAAATAACAAAACGCAAGTTTCATCCATTTCTGATGAGAATTTCCATCCTAGCGGCTTCATGAAAGACTTGGATTCTCCTCCAGAAAGAATGAGCACAATGTCAGAAAAGAAGAGCAATGGAAGGGACGGTGAGAGCATAAGAGATGCCGCAGAAGACAAGATGTTTGATTTCTCACCATCCTTGAACAATCAAAGTCATCATAACAAGAACACAGTCTTCAGAGCCAGACCTAAACTGGCTGATGCTCACGCCGTCCTTTCTTCCAAGCTAGAAGAACCAACTGAaactcaaataaatgcatatgaGGAAATGGAGGACATGAAACCAGAACCTCTGGAACGCGTTCGTGTGGATCCCCTACCGATACCTACCGGAGCAATGACCGAGGACACGGACGTGGAAGAGCAGAGGGTAAAAGGGAGTGAAAATCTTGTTGAAGAGGGTTCAAAAGTGCCGTTGAATGCAGCAACTAGGAAAAGCCTGTGGAGAGGCAAGGTTGTGCCAAAGGAAGGGATGCGGGAAAGGCTGGGGGGTCTGGAGAGTATCGATGAGAGTATCGAGGGAGATTTCAACAAACGAATGCACAGGAAGAAGAGTTGGGGTACAAAACAGAGAAACGTACAAACGTTTGCGTCATCACAGGATGGAGAGCATTATATGCAGGGAAGTATGGAGAGAGATGGTGAGGGAGAATTAGTTCCACACCCTTTTCTCTCTCGGGTTCTCCTTCACTCCTCTGCTTCATCCTCCTCTTCCTTCAACAACTCCTCAGCAGAAAGTGATGAAGTCTTCAGCGAGAGTGAGGATACAGCCGCCCGGAGGCAGACCATGAAAAAG TGTCGATCTTGGAGAACATTTTTGACCATGATGCAGTGGTCCAAACGTACACAAAGCTCATGGATCCAGCTAGCTGGTCACCAAG GTAATGTAAGGCTGAGTGAGGGTGGGGAGGTGCTGAAGAGGTTTTGCAAGGTGGAGGACGTCTGTCTGCAAGCCCTCATGTCTGATGCGCTCTGTCAGTTCGTGCCTCATTATTTCGGGCACATCAGTCAGGACGGAGAGAGATACATCCGTCTAGAGGACCTGCTTAGCGGGCTCAAACATCCTGTCATCATGGACTGCAAAATGGGTGTCCG GACATACCAAGAGGAGGAGATCATTAAGGCCAGGACCAACGCCAATGTACGCTCTGATATGTATCAAAAGATGGTTAAAGTGGATCCGGCAGCTCCCACTGCAGAAGAACATGTAAAGAGAGGAGTAACGAAGCTGCGTTACCTGCAGTGGAGGGATGACAGCAGTTCCACCTCATCACTGGGCTTCCGTATAGAAGGCATAGTG ATGGGGAATGGTAAAGTATTGCGGGACTTTTACAAGACACACACAGAAGCACAAGTGACAGAAACCCTGCTATCTTTCACCAGGAGGCAGGTTCACATTCTA GAGGCCTACGAATCCAGATTACAGGCACTGAGCGAAGCACTAAAGGAATCAACCTTTTTCTACAAACACGAG ATCATAGGCAGCTCATTACTTTTCGTCCACGACTGCAGCAGCAAAGCAAACATATGGATGATAGATTTTGGAAAGACCATCCCAACCCCAGAGGATGTCCAGCTGAGGCACGATGTTCCATGGGTGGAGGGAAACAGGGAGGACGGGTACCTTATCGGACTGACCTCCCTCACCTCTCTTCTGAGGGAAGCCATCAAGAAAGCAAGGGAGCAAAGTCAAGAGCAACCACTCTGA